From the genome of Trachemys scripta elegans isolate TJP31775 chromosome 2, CAS_Tse_1.0, whole genome shotgun sequence:
CAAGTCTCCAGCTCCCAACTCCTAGGCAATCAGACTGCAGACCATGGAGTCTATGCAGAGCAGGGAGATTGCCCGCTAGCACTAAGGGACTAATGGACCAAGGCAGTGGGTGAGATTTTCTAAGTcacctaattcccattttcaaaactgatgtTGTCACAGGTTGCCATGGGACAGTCATTTCTGAAAACGGGACTTTCACTGAAGAGCCTCTTAGATACTATTGAAAACTTTGGCTGAGCTCTCTGTGCTTGTACTACTACATCCCACTGCTGCTTTCAGcacagtatcatagaatcatagactatcagggttggaagggacctcaggaggtcatctagtccaaccccctgctcaaagcaggacaaacccccaactaaatcatcccagtaaCTGCTGTAATTTAACTGGAGTAGATGCCACAGCTCTACACTCCAATTGTTCCTCTCCAACAGGACCCAAAGAGTGTGAGGGGTCACGGGGAGCCCATCCCACCAGGATCCATCCTGTCTTCACTGCTCATCAATATCTACCTGAGACCAGGTGGAGACACCTTCTGCTAACGATATGCCAGTGACACCTGGCTGCTTATCTCCTTGTTCACAGATGCAACCTAAAGCATCTCCAGGAAGCTGGAATGCCTGTAGATCAGCACCAGCATGAAGAATTCCTGGCTCCAGGTGAACTCAGGTAAGATGGAAAAGATGCTGTCAGAAGGGTAGGGAAGGCTTTAGGGAATTAGCTAAGAGACTGTCCTACACTTCCACTAAAGCAGGGGTgaccaacctggggctccagaaccacatgtggctcttcagaagttcaTATGCGGCTCTTTGTCTAGGCACCGATTCcaggagctacaggcgccaactttccaatgtgccaggaggcagtgctcactgctcaacccctggctctgccacaggccctgcccccactccacttctTCCCGCGCCCTcctctgagcctgctgtgccctcactcctcctccgccaccccagagcctcctgcacgtcatgaaacagctgattgagaggtgcagggagggagggggaggtgctgatcagcttggctgctggtggctGGGAAACGCTGGGAGCAGGTGGGGGAagctgctgggggctgctgacatattactgtggctctttggcaatgtaaatcagtaaattctggctccttctcaggctcaggttggccacccctgcactaaagcCATCCATTGGCCATTCATGAGGCCTCAGGGAGCTATTTGATTGCTCACTAAGTCTAGTTGGTAAGGTAGCATCACTGACAAAATGATACCTTCTTCATCCGCTACGTTACTAGGACACCCCATCCCTTCCATCATGATGAGGAAATGGCCATGATAACCCACATGTTTGTTACCTCCAGTCTGGATTGTGTAAATTGCTGTGGGGAGTAGGAGGAGAAACCAGTGCCATGGGTATATTCTTAATGCAAGTTTTTTGGTCATGCTACAGCCAccagtccttgaacagaggtggtTGCAAATAGCATGTAGGATGGGATCTCAGCCCAAACACCAATGCCAGTTCCCAAGGAGCTGAGGCCTATGTGAGGCAATGACTGTGTAAGTCTTTAGCCACTAGGCAGAGAACTGAGACTTGTGATGCTATCACATATGCCACAAATATCTGTGATCTGCGGAGCACTTTGGGTCATCCTGGAGCTGGTGGCAGACTGGCAAGATTGAGGCAAAGTGATCCGTTAGCCTCGGTCTCAAATGTTCAGTCCCCAGATTCATTCCAGAGCTACAGGAACTCCTTGGTGCAATGTAAGCCCCTCTCTTTGTTAGTGAGACATTGATGAATGACTCCATCATTCATGGGGTGTAAACATTCTCTAAATTGTTTGGATAAATCATGCTGTGGTCTCCTGCTATTTGTATTGGGTGGCTGTTCACATGGCATCATTTCTATTTCCTGATGGACGACTGAGACGTCTTCACACAAGAAAATAATGAAGAATGGGCAAGGCATTGCGCGCTTttgggagctgattttcagcatcGTCCTGCGTAACATCTGTGAACCTTTCAGAGCCACAAACGCTTGCGCAGATGGCTGCTTGTTGGAATACGTATGCCTATCTAATGATCTGACCCTCCCTATCAGAGCTGAACTTGATACTTCTGGTTGTGTAAATGTTTGTGAATTGGGTGCATTACTCTTCCACCAGCTCCAATCTGCCTGCCTAGCACAGCTGTAAAAGGGTATGATCGCAGCAGACGTACCTGAGCATGTAAACCCGGTACTGATCGCATCGTACCAAACGGATTAACGTACCGATGACAACGACTTAGTATAATGCTAggcaagcttaacagaaatccatcaaaatCCACAGCACCATCTATAGTGTCAAATGCACAGCACCATCTGAGGACCTGTTATGTCCGGAGGAATCAGTAAAATGTGCTCAGTAAGTGGggtgttttttcttcccttttcttttctcctaaaGCTTCTTATGCTcccccctcaccaccaccccgAATACATTCCATGTCCCCCAGtgtgagaacctctggtctagagaTGGTTGGGAggttctgttctccctgtctgtAATAGAAggacaaggggacattcaattagGTTTGTGTTTCTCACCTTTTAATTTGAGAAGAGGAAATAGTACTTTAGACAGCACAtgattagcctgtggaactcactgtcacatgATGTCATTGGGGCCAAGAACTTAGTATGATTCAgaaaaggattggacatttatatggctaacaagaatatccagagttgttcTAAGTAATGACATAAGTTCTGGAGGGGATATTAAATCTCAGGCTTAAGGGCTTAaaccaggatgagacctaatgtggaGGTCCCACATCTGCTGTTGTGGAGCTCTTacacctccctctgaagcattggtgctggccactgatagaatactgggctagatgaaccttgggtctgatcctgtctgGTGGTTCCCATGTTACCTGTATGAAGAAGATCTTGGGCTTTCCAGCTAGCACTGGGCACCTTTGTGGGGATAACATCTGGAAAATCCTTGTCAGCTtgagcagctctcccctgcagtcaTATATGGCCCCCTCCTCGCCGTGGCTGGACAGAATGCTGACAAAGCAATCACCATGCTCTTCCCGGCTCTCTGTAAAGACACGTTAGCACAGCAGCTCCTTAGAGCATCCTGATGTCTGTCTGGCACCCACGAGGAGAAAGGATGGGCCCCTGGGTCGGATACGAGCCTGGGACATAGGGGAGCTGGGggccaattccctgccccagactcactgtgtgaccctgagcaaaaCACTTAggtaaactgaggcccagagaggtctGTAAAAGTGGGAAGAATacctccctgcctcctgggggTGTTGTGGGAATAAATATATTTGCTGGGGTCctctttagggtatgtctatgccccccccccttccatgaGCACCTCAGTCCTTTGCAGTGGTGGAACCTGTCACTGATAGCAGAGGGCTCTTTAACCTAGCATACAAAGGCCAGGCAAGATCCAGGGGTTGGTCACTGAAGTTAGATAAACTCAGAGAGGAGATAAGTCATCCCAGTGGCCCAGCACCCTCACTGTGAACATGTCATCTAGGGACGTGGTGGGTTCTCCATTACGTGGAGTCTCTCAATCAAGATTGGgcatctttttctaaaagatctacccCAGCGCCATCTTGAGTGATGGGGTCCAATGCAGGAATCCCTGGGGGAgactctggggctggcaggaggcCAGGCACCTTTTCAGCCTGGAGGAAGGGTGTGTCAGAGGCAGGAACGGGCAGCAGCTGTAATGCACTGGGCTCGGGTTCTCCCCAGACGGCATATAATGATCCCTTAGGGACCAGAGCAGCTGGCACAAGCTAGAGCAGCCTCAAGACTGTTCtaagctgggctggggcagagactcAGGAGCTGTACCCTGTTGTTATCTGGCTCTAACTCCCTCTTGGGCTGTATGAGGAGGGGAGCCGGCGTCAGCAAGGAGCTCCCTTCGGTGCAGACGGAACCAGCCATGCTCCTTTCTGCTATCCCTGGGATCGTGCAGCCTGGCAGGGAAGCGGGCATTGCAACAGCCAGAAGTAGTCTGTTCCCTCCTGTGCAGGTCGCCAGCTGGGCAGGGACAGCCgttccctgcagccccaccagGACGTAATTGAGAAGACGGCGCCTTCTACCTGTGGCAATGGTGCTGACTCAAACCCGCCTCTGTGGACTCGCTAAGAGCTCATTTTCCACCCGAATTCAACATTTGCTCCTTAGCATGGTCACCATTGAGGGACACCGTTTACAACCTCACCTGGCCATGAGGTTTAGGAGTCTCCCCCACTCATTCTTTGGTTACTCTCCCGCTCCCCGAGACGTCCATCTCAGTCACATCTCTCCTGAGAGTAGGACCAAGCAAGGGGGCTGGGGGTTGTGAGTGGCATGTGCTTCCTGGGATATGCCAGCCcaagggtgtgtgggggtggggggaatagacAATCAAAACTGTGCACAATTGATGTTCCAAACTGCAACAAATGTAATGCAagccccatccatccatccatccatccatccactggTCCCAACATGCAGCTTCGCACACTGCCAGGAGCAAAGCAGGGGACACGTACCTTGCCGGTAGATCTCCTCTATTTCCTGGGCTTCCTGGTCATAGTGCAGCTTCACTGCATAGTTGAGTTTGGATAATGCTTTAAACAGCTTGTCTGCTTCTCTCTTGGCCCCTTTCCTGAGTTTCAGCGGCTCAGGGCTGCCGTGGAACTCGTAATTGACAATGATGACAGCCCTGTTCTTTCTCTGCTGCACGGACATGCTGTGAAATCCCTTTGGCAGCGCTCAGGTGAGGCCGGCTGGCGGCACCTATCGCTTCAGTAGGAGTGATCTCAGTTTCCTCTACCTGCGATATCTGTCTTCTCGCTCAGCGAGGGTGGAGTACTCCTAGAAAAGCATATCCTGCTTCACGGGGTGACTCAGTGCCAACACAGCTGTCGTACCCAGTCCGCTCCCAACCCTGCAGAGCTCAGGTAATGTGCAAAATAAGGCCAGACTAAAGCATAGATGGGGCTGTAGACCTAGCTCCAACTCCTGGAGTTAGGGGATGACATCAGTGtcttattactttttatttaagtAAAAAGCTAAGTTTGTTGTCAAGCTTTTCCTCTGCAATGTGTAGCAAGTGTATCTAAAGCAGGAaagtctgcctgagtctgcagccagcctgaagCAAGCTCTGTGTGGCTGAAACACCTCATGTTCTTAATGGGGTGTTGGCACCAAGACTAGATACTAGGGCAGGGAGGTGCCTTTTGCTCATCCTCTGGAAAGCTGTCTAAATTTGGCCAAGCTCTAATCCTCTGAATGTAGATGTTTTCACGTGCTCAGAGCCTTAGAGGAGGCTCAACCTTGGAAGTACATTTCCCACAGAGAGACTTCTCCTAGAGGGAGAACCAtcagggctgcaggggctgagccgGACTTTCCCCGCCATTGCTGCTCCTGGCCACTGAAGCGTAAGAGCAGTGAGATTGTTCATGTGCTGTCAATGCTCCTGCTGGTTGCTTCCTCCTTCTCTGTTCCTCTCCTTTCTGCTTTCAAGGTGGGGGACAGGCACAGAGAACAGGGTAAGGAAGGTGGGGCAGAGGCTAGTAGCAGTGGTgatggaggcaggagctgtggtgACGGGGACAGACGGGGATGGGGTTGTAGGGATATGAAAGGAACTGGCTCAAGGGGGAGAGATGAATCTTTAATCACTTGAACTCTCCCTTCCAGAATATAAAAGAGAACAAGATTTCTGAGTCAACACTCCTCTGCTGCTTTGCAAAtaactgtgaaacccactggcaaagtgtgtgtccgTGTCCCTTTTGTGGTGGTCTGCATAAGAAaatagcctactactgctaccgtTCCATTAGCTCAAGGGATAgaagtctgtgctgtggatctaaaggtccCACCCTTGCTGATGATCCATGTGGGATCAATATGGTTCCAAGGGCTGGAGCTTCTGTCGTTTCAGATTTACAGTTGTGCATGTCACCTGAATGAGGCAGGTGAGCGGGTGTGGAACAGGATGTGGTTGTGTAATTAGAGGCTGTACACAAGGCTGTATGCCTACAGCCTTCTGGTAGGGTAGCTGCTCTGAGTGAGAGATCATTGCTGGCAGCTCAGCCCCTTCACACCTGAGCTCCCTCAGAACTCCTGAACGTATAGAGCTTGTACCGACCTAACATGACAGGGGCCTGGCCCGTGACTTGCTTCTGCTATACAAATAATGAACCGGGCCTGGTGATTCATGGTGCTACCACCACCTTGTCTGAACCCTCTGGCTTTAACCACACCTCGGCTTCATTACCAGGAAAGAGCAGGTCTGGGGTAGGTATTCCCCGAACAGCCACGGcgatgcaaagaaatcatttggCTTCTCAGCAATATCCTTATCTTCCTTCCTTGCTCTATTTAAACCCTGCCGGCTCAGAAATTCTttcacaggcttcctgcttcagaTGCACTTAAATAATCTCATTTGACTCCTTTGGCTGAGGAAAGgattttgggggcaggaagtggggaggaTTTTGGGATCAGGCTTTCCCCTTTATTCACTCTCTACTCTCCTCCACTTTTCTTTCTCTATCGCCAACCCCAAGTGTACACAAACCATGAGCCAGGTCCCTGaaatcaggagattggctttaaaagaaCAAATACATTCATTGGGTTTGCTTTCTGAGCTTTCAGGGAATTCTTGGGTCATGCTTTCAAGATTGTTGTTTTCCGTgaaaccaggagggctagaaacttaaaaaaaaaaaaaaagaaatctgatagtctcacctaatcacatgactccaggagcttgggCTTTAAGAAATACACAAAGTAGTGAGACTCCTGATTAAAATCAGAAGTGGGCTTGCTTCGGGGCATAAGAGGAGTGGTGGGCGGCAGCCTCTCTGCTGCGGGGCGGGATCTCACAGGTATGGGTCTTGTTTAGATTCCAAGTCACACAGGCTAACTAAAGGCCTGGGCTATGCACACAGCTCCTCCCTTTTAAGCAAAGgggctattttttgtttttaaactgatttagtgaaACCCAAGACAGCTTTGCATGTGGAGACTCCTAAATTGATTTAAGCCTGGGTAAGATGGGTTTAGTTTGCCCATGTGTAAATTTTCAGGGACAAGCTAAACTGCTCTAACCGGGTTCAAAGTGCTCCACACAGCTGTCTGCACTGGCTTAAGCAAATAAGCTAAAGGACCCAGCTGCAACTTTGTGTAGACGCCTGAAAAGAGACTGTTAAACCAATGCAAAACCCTGTGTAGACACTTACTGAATTAAGCTAAATCaggttttaaaattttgaatgaGGGAAGCTACTTTAGCTAAATGGGCATTAAATCAAATGGGGAAGGGGAGCATCCACATGGGGTTTTGCTGTAGTTCAACTGAACCAATGCAGTTCTGATGTAGACAAAACCTTTGTCTCCTTCTGCCGCTTCAGTTCTCTGGTGGCAGGATCCAGCCACTTCTGACACCATGGTGAGTTGTgatgcaggcagggagcagagacaggccAGGAAGGGGGGAATAAAGGTAAGGGCTTTACTAGTAACAGACCCTGTAGTGACTCAGAAgggccataagaacggccatactgggtcagaccaaaggtccatatagcccagtatcctgtctaccaacagtggccaatgccaggtgccccagagggaatgaacagaacagggaatcatcaagtgatccatcccctgtcgcccattcccagcttctggcaaaacagaggctagggacaccatccctgcccatcctggctaatagctatccTGGCTGCACTATTCCTGGTATAGGGAGGCCCTCGGAGGTAGCTTAAAATACTTTCCAGCAGAGGGTAGGGCAGGAGGGGGCCACAGTCCGTGAGAAAGGAAGGAACTGTGACCATGTATAAAACGGCTGGCACCCCATTTGGCGGTGGCCATCTTAGAACCAATTTCATAGGACTCCATGTTGACAGGCTCTCAGCATCAGGTCCGTTACCGGATCCAAACCTGCTGCCCTTGGATTTTTTGCCAGCTGATTACGAGCATAGGAATGAATCCCACTCTGGAGAAAGTCAAACTGGAAGCCGGTGAACGCTGCGGGTTTTGGATTTTGCTCCCTGGTGAGTCCTACGAATGAGGCACGGGAAGCAGGTGTGCAACGAACAGCCAAGGTCCAAGGCAAACCTGAGAGCCATTTGTAGATACGGAGGGAGCGGCAGCTGGGTCTGTGCACCATCGAGGTGGCACGGCAGTTACGTCCCTGGCTTAATCCACAGAGTTGAGCCTTTAAAGTTtgtaggtgggtttttttatggttaatttttatttaaaaacaaaagtcttACAAGTTACTCTGTGTTACATGTGACCAGACACCAAGTGCCTGGGTCAGGGTACGTGGAGAGTGCAGAGCCATGGGGGAAAGGGAACGAGGCAGAGGCGCGATGGGTGGGTCCCAGGAgctcagtctttcttcttggagTTGTTGGCTGGGCTGTTTCTCCACAGACGCAGCATGTCCATGTAGAGGTTGCGCTGCAGGACAGCGCTGGCACACAGAACGGCTCCTTGCAGTGCTCCCATGAAGCCACACAACCATACGTCCTGCCCTAGGAGACAAGCACCCACCGTCACAGCCGCTTTCCCAGGCCCCACTCCAAGGGGCACCTCAGCCTGGGGTTGTGCTGAACCCAGCTGGGCTGGTGGGGAGCCTGGCAACCAGCCACTCCTGACAGTCAGGCGCTACAGCCAATCCTGGGTCCTGCCTGACCACCCACCAACCCgccctctgcctttccccagaaCACTCCCGCCCTATCTGTCCCCCGCTGAGAGCGGCACTCCAGGATGTGCAGCCTTCGTTGCTGCCGTATCCAACCTGCTGCGCCCTTGGCCTTCCCCGAGCTACTAGCATCTCCCTCCCGCTGCACGGCTGAGCCAGCTCCTCTCCTGGCAGGTGCTCGTCAGCATTCCTCCAGGCCAAGTCCCATGGGCATGGGAAGCTCCCTGCTGGTCACCGCTCCCCAGCTGAGCCAAACACATGCACTTAGAGCAGCTCTTCAGGCAGCCCGTTAGCCGCtaggagctgggcacctggctgcTATTTGTGCCTTTGGACTGTTCCCCTGCCTCCTCTTCTAGCACCTTAACTGAGGTATCAGGGAAGATGAGTCCCCCACTAGCCACTTCCTCCAACACTGAACTGCTCAGACTCACGGTGGAGGCACCTACTCGCCAGAGGGAGACGCTAACGTGCCAGGTGGGCAGAAGGCAAGGTCCAGGGCCGCTGCTCCCAGCAGGTGCTAAGGGGCAGGGTGTCCGGATTTCTACCCGGGTGCTGTCCTGTATCTCCTCTGGTGATTAGGTGCCGTTAGCAGCTGGAAGGAAAGAATGAGCTTCCagtgctccctgctgctgcaagGGGAGCGGGTCTGTTCTACTTGTGCCTGTGTCTCCATTGGGTGCCATCCTTCCCTTGACTGACACCAGGCTCTGCTGCTCAGAGcttcagcagcatgaaacagAGGGGTCTTGACGGTTTCCCTGCTGCTCTTGGGGGCTCTGAAGAGCAGCAGTGGAAGGGCCTTGCTGGGGTCGCTCTGTGGCTTGgcaaagctctgagcagcagcatgGGAGCTGCCTGCCTGTTGGCTCAGTAAGACAGCACCGCGGTGGCCACACTCAGCCCCCTCTTCACTTGCTATGGTTCTTGCCAGAGATTTTGGTTTgcttctttcccctcttccttccccctcccccggcacgaACCTCAGCGCTGCTCTTTCCTTACCCCAGCCCACCTTGCCTAAGACTGTCTGCTCTGACTTGCTTGCCTTCCCCCAAGTCTCAGGTCTTGGAGCCAGTCTCTCAGTAGCTCACACGACATCTCTCCTTTCTCAGAGAAATCCTGATCTGTTGTGCCCTCACCATCACATCCTTCAGGGTTCTCCGCTAGCGGACTTTAACCCCTTCATTCCTAGTTGGTTTTAAAAATTCAGGAAGAAGGAAGGGGTGGTATTGGCAGTACTTGTGGGGGCGCGGTGGTGTCAGCTACATGGGATGTAGGGTGAGCTGTTAAGAGTCGCTGGGGAAGCCTCTGGATAATGGAAATTGAATTTCCATCCCTTCTTTATGCAGCATTGTCCAGTTCTCTCTCCCTAGCCCTGAAGACACTTTGAACATCACCCCCCATTAGGTGAGGCATTCCCCGGTTTGAAAGTCAGCCCGGCAGGTTGGCTCTGGGAGATGGAGGTGAAAATACAGCCATGGTCAGGGAAACTGAATCAGGAATGGGGCGATCCAGTCAGAAACCCCTTCAGTGTAACATACCTGTCAGGTAGAGGTTTGGCACACAGGTCTGAGGGCGTAATGTGGCAGTAGCTTCAGCCTGCAGGCGAGAGATGCTATGGGCAGCTCCATACATCTCTCCTTTGGGGGAAGCTATGTAGTGCTGGTTGGTGAGCGGAGACCCGGATGATATGCACTCGATCTATTGAAGAGAAAGGCATTAGGGGAGCCCCCAAGTCCTGTGTGCAGGACACAGTGACTGAGCAGGGCTCGTGCAGATAAGGGGGGACCCCTGGAGGTCTGCAGAAAGCTGAAAAGCTGCTTCTGCCCAAGAAAGTGCGTTTCCTGGggttgctgctgcagcagccaggagctATGCGGGATGATCTAATCAGGCACTTCCCATCCCTACGGATTTGATTCTCCCCCTGTTTTTTCTTGGGGACTTGGTTTTCTCCTAAGTTTTGGATGGAGCTGGGATGTTCGTTGCTGCTTTCATTGCACCTTGTAGGGGCTGTCTGGGTGTCTTAGCACCTGTGTTTCTGTCATGCCAGGCCTGCTTTGGGAAGAGATGTTGGAACAGCTGTAGAAATGGCTGGGAAGGGGGCGCCTGACAGTCTCCCTAAGGGCTACAAAAATCAAGCAGCTGCTTtgccttttcttcttttcaggGTGAAAGAGCAATAgagttttagaaaaaataaaaaaaaaaatcttttggacCCCAAGAGTTTTTTCCCCCATtggctggtcccttctggcctttaaaataaagagtcatagatttttaaacattttccaaaACCCAGGCAATTCAAATCACATGGGGAAAACCAGTCCAGATTGCTAAAGGACAGCAATGCAAAACACTACCCCACCAAGCCTGAAAAGGCCACGTAAAGCTATGAATCCATACGTATGCTGTCTGTTCTCCTAGCCATTCAGCTTTAAATCAGCCACCGTCACCAGTGTCTCACCAAGGCACTCTGCCCTCTGGGGAATGCCAGGCAGAAAGAATGCATGGGTCTACTGGATAATATACCATAATAAGCATACCAGAAATCAACATGTCCACACAGCTAAGGGCACATTGGCAGTTGAGCCTTACTGCTATCCAACTAAAACCATTTATACACCAAAGCAACTCTGCAGAACAGCTGGAATTCACAATGCACAGTATACACTAGCTGTGGCGTGCAGGGGCTCACATCGCCAAAGCATTCCTTTTTGTGCAAGTATTGCTTTCCAAAAGTGCAAAACACCAAAATCTCCCACTATAAATACACTGCAAAACGGGTCTGTGTTGTGGTAACCCCTAGGAGTCAGTCATGGACCaaaaccccactgtgctaggtgctgtacaaacacagagccaaaagacggtccctgcctcaaagagctcacacactcaataaataaaaatgtgttttgaaagaAGGTCAATGGGCCACACAGCTGAAAAATATATTGGCAGCATATTCTACTTCCCAGTATTACAATCTTGTGTTGTAACAGGTGTCTGTTCCTAACGGGGGAATAATGCTGAAATCCACTACCACAGTGGGGCATACCGATAATACCACAGGGATACTGACCTCAAACAGTGGGCAGAGCTAAGGCTATGTGGGGTGACCTTGGCAGCTGTGGTGGAATAGGACTGAACTGCTATGGGAATGGACAGTGTATGTAGATTTTGACTGATTTTCCCTGCTTTGGGGGGTGGAGTTCTACGTTGCTGGCCTGGGCTCGCAAAGAGCCTCTATGCTCCAATACAGAAGCTGGGATTTTTATTCCCCGCTCAGTACAGGTGGCTGGCTGGTCGGCCTCTTTCCACTCAGACCTGAAGAGGTCCCTGCACTGCCCACTCCCTTTGTCAAGGGAATTAGGGGGTTGACTCCCTTCAGGAGGTTTCCCCGATCTGCCACCTCCCCACTGCATTGTGTGTGGAAGTCAGTCTGGTGGCTCACCCGGATCATATCCGGATGCCCCCGAGTCCAACATGATCCTTTCCTGTAGAACAGACTCTTATGCCATGTTATCCACAATGGAACGCTGCTGACCAATGGTGACTGGGTTATAAATAAAGGTTTCTTTACCTTATCCTCTATGTGAGGGTAGAGTTTCAAAACTGTCTTCAGAATGGACTCTACCATAGTGTTTTTCAGGCTCTCGTATTCTGCTCCCCTCTTCTGGACCGTCTCGTCTTTCCATTCTTCAAACCATTCGTACTGTGCAAACGCCAGAATGCACAGAGTTGACTTGCCTGGAATGACAGAGCGCTAGGTGTTCGGTGCATTGTCACCACTGGAGGGCAACCGTAGCTACGGCAGATGGTAGCTTCTGCTGTCAGGTGCCCTTTGTCTCCACTCACGCCTAACAGACAGCTCTCCCTTTGCCCGGGCTGATGCTTCCATCAGTGCTGATGTCCCTGCCTCTTCGGCTTCCCAC
Proteins encoded in this window:
- the LOC117872876 gene encoding caspase-7-like, which encodes MSVQQRKNRAVIIVNYEFHGSPEPLKLRKGAKREADKLFKALSKLNYAVKLHYDQEAQEIEEIYRQESREEHGDCFVSILSSHGEEGAIYDCRGELLKLTRIFQMLSPQRCPVLAGKPKIFFIQACRGNVTDPGVWVETDSGRPPADSFSHYLSIPDSTAVMFACSPGYSAFLNPLGSMFLQTLLEFLEGDERHLELARLMTRISWKVAFHREAKGEYQGEKEMPCFVTNMVREVYPFSTQTTESSSL